The stretch of DNA CCTTGCAATCCTTGATATTCCAGAGGATTGTGATTGTGCAGACCTAATAAACGTTTATGTAGCCATCTAAACTACAGTTGTTTAAAACCCTGGTTTTATGGCAAAATGTTTTTTGTATGGAGTTGTAATATATTATGATGGATGGAAGTATACTTCATTGTATTTCTGGATGATTGTTTAGTCGTTGTTTGACAACTGTTTATCAAAACTGGAAGGGGCATGTTGATAGTCGACAGCTTTATACTACTCTATTACATTTGTGGTAAAAAGAAATTGCTTTGTTATTCATTTAGGAAATGTATTAACGACTCAAGTGTTGGGACTTACTCTTTTTTCTGATGGTACAAATATAAACTAACATGTCTAATTCGTGACTGCTTGTCTATTTGAATCATATTTGTGGTAGTATGCCATTTCTATCTTCAAAGCATTGCATAAAATTATGCAGTGGAATGTTTGTACCTATGATTGTAGCtgcaatttttaataaaaatttgctGAATATGGTTAATTGGCTATTGAATTGTTTAGTAGAAttgaaccaaaaatatattttaggggTGTTTGATAATCCATGTAATTGTTGCGTGTATATGCTGTAAGTATCTGTTAGCTCCATTTTTTTGAATTACCTCTTGCCTGTATCATTTGATCTACACTTCAAAACAATATGTTTGTGCAAGAATTATGATAAGTAGGTAATTAACAGATAATTAATTTGCAGTTCCATATTATGTTACTTTGGGGAATTGGTTTTGTAGTTTCTAAGTGTGTGAATGTTATTCTTTGGGTTGTGTGTTAGTACAAGGCTTGCTTGCTTGTTcttcaataatttattatttttatctaactAATAACTAGATATAACTCTATTAATTGGTTCAATTTGATTGAATTCAGGTTTTGCTTCTGAATCACTGATCCGCTCCAAAGAAAACAGCATTATTCCTGATATCCCCGCAACTGTTGCAGCTGTTAAAAATCCTTCTTCTAAGATTGTATATGATGATCACAACTATGAACGATTTCCTCCTGGTGACCCAAGCAAGAGGGCATTTGCATACTTTGTCCTAACTGGTGGAAGGTTTGCTTATGCATCTCTGATCCGTCTTCTTGTCCTCAAGTTTGTGCTCAGCATGTCGGCAAGTAAGGATGTTCTTGCTATGGCTTCACTTGAAGTAGATCTCTCCAGCATTGAGCAAGGCACTACTGTCACTGTTAAGTGGCGTGGAAAGCCAGTTTTCATCAGGCGCAGAACAGATGATGATGTGAAGCTGGCAAACAGTGTTGATGTTGCATCTCTCCGTGATCCCCAGCCAGATTCTGACAGAGTCAAGAACCCAGAATGGCTTATTGTGATTGGTGTTTGCACACATCTTGGTTGTATTCCCTTACCAAATGCTGGGGACTATGGTGGATGGTTTTGCCCATGCCATGGATCACATTATGATATTTCTGGCAGAATTAGGAAGGGACCTGCACCATACAATCTGGAGGTACCTACTTATACATTCTTGGAGGAAAACAAGTTGTTGATTGGTTGAAGACCTTTGGCTGCTCCCTAGTGGAATGGgtccaaaatatttttgatttattgGATAATGTCGAAATGAGCCATGGACATACTTGGCCTGGGAatctttattatttgttatgttttagcATGTGTTTATGTAACTCCGAATTTTAAGTATTTCTGTTTGACGAGAATTGTATCAATAATTGCCTGGCTTTTTGTTCACAATTTACAAATGAATTGTTTAAAAGCTGATGACTTCAGGCATATTGCCTTGTACTTCAAAATATCATGTCATAAATAACATTTGGAAATCTGCGTAGCCAATAGGTTGTGGCATTTGTTTTTTGCTTACAATATGTTGTTGTGTTGTATATCAATTAAGCACTAAGCTGTTGAACATGTTGAATATGATTACATCTTTTAAACTAAGAATCAAAAGGATCTTAAGTGGAACTAGGTGCCTGAGGCAACATCAAAACTGTCAGCTGGCTGCTTGAACATGATTGTTCACAGACATTTGGCTTTGGCTTTGGGTTCGTTCATGGTGTCTTCTTTCTGTATGTCCATTAATCCGTGTACAATCATTCTGTTTTGTCATCTGGTAAAGTAAGTCATGTTTCGAAAAGCCCTTTAACATAAACCATGCCCTTTTCACTAAACTTAAGATCCTTTCTCATTTGCTCGACTTGTTGGTCGTCACCTTGAACAACAATCTCTGATAAGGTTCCATCTTCTTTAACTATCAGTTTCACCTTAATTTGCTCCTTCCTGGATGCTCGAGTCCAGTAATAAGCGCCTCTGCATAAATATTCAAGGCATCATCAGCTCATACTAGTACTTTCTGATCTAAGTCTTTTCATTCTACCCTCCAGCAAAGAAAAATGCATTAATAAATCTAATGTAAATTGTTAAAATCTTTACTTACGCCAGCGGACTTAAGATGGTTAACCAAAACCAATTATTGCCAACATCAGGCACGGTTATGGTGAGCACAAGGGCAACACTTGCCAGGCTGATGCAAGTGCAGAAAGTTAACAGTGCTGCTTGCCCTCTGCTGGGAACCATCATTCCTTCAAACCTTCATAGGAGAAACACAAGAACTTGTTAAGATATCTATCTTCATTTGAAgtaatgattaataaaaaaatagaaaagtacAATGCTGCAGTACAATGTATTAGCTAATGAATGGGTGGACATCATATACTTTTGATAAATGGTTCTTTTACAAAATTAGGGATTGGCCTAATTAGTCCTAGTATACTTGAGCCCCTATGCAAGGATTTTCTTGGCAATTTCTCATTAAAAAGCATAACTATTTGATTAGTTTTTTGCAAATGTCACTAGAACGAGGGTTTTAAAAAACGGTCAGTCATTGATTTTCTTCGACTCTAGGACTGTGTCAAGATGGTTGATGACATCGCCACAAATGCAAATCTCCGCATCGTCAAAAATTGCCTCAGACTGTAACCACAGTTTTAAAACCTTAATTAAAAGATCTAAATTGATTTCACCATTATTTAAACTGACACTTCAAATGCCAAATTTGCACTCAGGACAgtcttaaagattttggagatcctattttaatcttaaaaattgaattctaataaaaaaatgcaattttaataattaaaaaaattgataaaataaattttagtccatattcacatatcaatctacacacactcacacatatcaatctacgatatgttaattcatataacaaaaaagaatatacaaatataataacatatcCACCACAATTCTACTCAtcaaaactttttattattttaaaaccttatttttttttaccgttTGACCCTTTGCTCGTACCATCAAACTATTTATTAGTACATCTACAACTCTATCATGAAGTTCTTAACATAAGTGAATCAATAAATCAATCGTTCCAAACAATTTGAATTCCTACAATAGTAAATCACAACACCATAAAGAATTTGGAGTCCTCCCTAATTGAGACCATTTGCTAATGTTGTACAGATTAATTGCTGATATGTTTGTACTACATTATATAAATTGTATAAGCTAGCTAGAGTTCACAATAAGGATTTCTAGATTGAAATTAAAGATAATGTAAATGTTAACTTACGTGATTGTTTCTCCTCTATCAACCACCGCAAAGTTATTACGGGTAAAGAATGATAGTATCTCGCCTGCAACCAGATTCGGTGCCTTATTTCCACCTTCATCTATGAAAGTCTTCTTTACTATCTATTTTTTCAACCAACCATtataaaaaccttaattgtcaaaaacacaacaacaataataacaataaaattaaccaaaaaTAAATGTAGTTACTTTGGATTTAACAGAACGTTTGATGAGCGACCAAAGACCAGGAACAGAGATAACAAAAAGGCCAAGAGAAGTATAATAACTTGCTAAAGAGTAACCAGAAGCACTCTCTGTAAGCAATAAAAGAGTGTTGGGGTTTAGTATTTGTTGGTGGGTGATGAATTCGGCTAGAGCTGAAGATGATGAGAATGAAGGGTTGTGAAGTGAGACACgaagtttgttttgttttggagTTGGAGGAGGGTGGTGGTGGTGCTGCCATGGATGTAGTTTTTTgttgtgaaatgggagagagcGGAGAAGGTGTGGGGGTGGGGATAGCAACAGCATATTGGTAGCCATTGGTTTTGCAGATAACGGATAGGGGAAATGCGTTTAGCAGTTGTGTTTGACGGTCTAGATTCATGACTGGCTTTAATTAACGGTTTAGATTATCTGAgtttatttttcctttattaCACTTGTGTGTTGGTTATATTTTGATCATCaagattaatttgttttttttttgttttggtagataaaagaaaatgaatttcaccaaaataaataaataaacaatgaaagaaaaatagaagttactctatttgataaaattaaactatatattagcTGATAGCTGATAAGTTAAATGATAACTGAATGATGATTTATagttgaaaatttaattaattaaaattaaaatatttgataaatatagtttttaataatataaaataatataaaagatataattatttaatttaaaataattaaaattgtgatattttgattcaatttttttaactaacgTTATCTCTTCTCTTTATCTATTACtatatttaactcatttattatttttatagttaaaaaatataaaaatacaacaaacatttgaaataaaaattagaactATGCAATTCATTTGCTTCTTTTTTAttacaatacaaatataaatttgaagagTTATAAATAGTAATCGTAAAAATAatgcaatttatttatttgttgtggttgtattttggtataaaaaatgaatttaatcttagaagataaaaaaataataataaatatagtaatgtatattttaatcaatatttttataagatgaataacatgaaaatttatgtgtttttttagttattttgacAATGAATTAAAAAACTGGACATATGTGAATTATTACCCGGTGAATGAGGGTAATATTATagttattttgtattatatatgataaaaaaaaatagcaaagttataaaattataagcTAAAATGCTATTTAAATGGAGTATTAGAATAAGTCATAAACTGATGAGAAAAGTTTATTTATCGAATACATCTTTTTTAATACAACaaacttataaattaatttaataaattataaataatttattaaagttaCCGAATAGTGTGGAAATCTATTTATATAATATGGATACAGATACTATATGAAATGGGTACATGactaaaaaataagaaatatacAATATGAAATGGGTACATGATATAATTTTTTGCTgttagaaaaattcaaaatacaacATGACTTAAATACGattgcaaaatttaattaaaaaaatttatacaaatatagaatatttatatatatatataaaagaaacattagtattttttgttaacgtatatttataaaattataccGCTCACAATATGCAAGAAGATGTATGTATCACCATAACAAAATTGTAGGATTTTGGtctaaatcaaaatatattttatattgatacaAAAACAGGTACAACAACGTACAAAAGGGATAGTAACATGTTTAAAAATGACACGCGGTATTCACGATGCATCCACTTGGAAATAATAGACATCGGGAAATTAAAGAACATAATTAACCCACATGAATATAACATGTGTGTTCTAAAACTGGGGAAAATAACTatgacaattaaataaaaaaatattacataaaaattgttataatataaatttatctaaaacAATCCACGCACCACATTCTCTAAATGTAAACATcctaatttttactttataacacttcaaaacaaagaatataagcaaaaattagaaaattatatataaaataatttaaataattcatttgcttcttttttattacaatacaaatataaatttgaagagTTATAAATAGTAATCGTAAAAATAATGCAATTTATTTATTGGTTGTAATTTggtataaaaaatgaatttaatcttagaagataaaaaaataataataaatatagtaatgtatattttaatcaatatttttataagatgaataacatgaaaatttatgtgtttttttagttattttgacAATGAATTAAAAAACTGGACATATGTGAATTATTACCCGGTGAATGAGGGTAATATTATagttattttgtattatatatgataaaaaaaaatagcaaagttataaaattataagcTAAAATGCTATTTAAATGGAGTATTAGAATAAGTCATAAACTGATGAGAAAAGTTTATTTATCGAATACATCTTTTTTAATACAACaaacttataaattaatttaataaattataaataatttattaaagttaCCGAATAGTGTGGAAATCTATTTATATAATATGGATACAGATACTATATGAAATGGGTACATGactaaaaaataagaaatatacAATATGAAATGGGTACATGATATAATTTTTTGCTgttagaaaaattcaaaatacaacATGACTTAAATACGattgcaaaatttaattaaaaaaatttatacaaatatagaatatttatatatatatataaaagaaacattagtattttttgttaacgtatatttataaaattataccGCTCACAATATGCAAGAAGATGTATGTATCACCATAACAAAATTGTAGGATTTTGGtctaaatcaaaatatattttatattgatacaAAAACAGGTACAACAACGTACAAAAGGGATAGTAACATGTTTAAAAATGACACGCGGTATTCACGATGCATCCACTTGGAAATAATAGACATCGGGAAATTAAAGAACATAATTAACCCACATGAATATAACATGTGTGTTCTAAAACTGGGGAAAATAACTatgacaattaaataaa from Cicer arietinum cultivar CDC Frontier isolate Library 1 chromosome 3, Cicar.CDCFrontier_v2.0, whole genome shotgun sequence encodes:
- the LOC101511521 gene encoding cytochrome b-c1 complex subunit Rieske-4, mitochondrial-like; the encoded protein is MLRVAAKKLSSLSSSQSWRANYAASAFLSKNPIAPTSSSDERRSDPFSIQPEFFLPFRGFASESLIRSKENSIIPDIPATVAAVKNPSSKIVYDDHNYERFPPGDPSKRAFAYFVLTGGRFAYASLIRLLVLKFVLSMSASKDVLAMASLEVDLSSIEQGTTVTVKWRGKPVFIRRRTDDDVKLANSVDVASLRDPQPDSDRVKNPEWLIVIGVCTHLGCIPLPNAGDYGGWFCPCHGSHYDISGRIRKGPAPYNLEVPTYTFLEENKLLIG
- the LOC101511199 gene encoding protein COFACTOR ASSEMBLY OF COMPLEX C SUBUNIT B CCB1, chloroplastic yields the protein MATNMLLLSPPPHLLRSLPFHNKKLHPWQHHHHPPPTPKQNKLRVSLHNPSFSSSSALAEFITHQQILNPNTLLLLTESASGYSLASYYTSLGLFVISVPGLWSLIKRSVKSKIVKKTFIDEGGNKAPNLVAGEILSFFTRNNFAVVDRGETITFEGMMVPSRGQAALLTFCTCISLASVALVLTITVPDVGNNWFWLTILSPLAGAYYWTRASRKEQIKVKLIVKEDGTLSEIVVQGDDQQVEQMRKDLKFSEKGMVYVKGLFET